The stretch of DNA GTCGGCCGAGCAAACGGCTGGTCGGCCTCGAACTCGACGCCGTGCCCGAATCCGGGGCGGCCGTGTTCGACGGCGACGCGAGCGTCGGCGACGTGACTCGTGGCGCGGAGAGCCCGTCGCTCGACCGACCCATCGCGCTCGCGTACGTCGACAGTAGCACGCTTGACGCCGACGACTTCACGCTCGCCGTCCGCGTCGACGGCGACGCGGTCGACGCCACGGTCACGTCGCTGCCGTTCGTCGACGGGAGCGGCCGGTCGGGCCGCTTGCCGCGTTACGACTGAGAGCGCTCGTTCTCGCCCGCTGTCTCCGTGCCGCCACCACTCACGAGCGCCCGCAGATGCTCCGTCGAGAAGAAGGAGGTGGGTCGGTCCATGTGCACGCCGATCCGGCCGTCGAGCGCCCACAGCCCGAGCCGCTGGATCGGCGTCGGAAGCGAGTACGCCCGGCGAATCAGGCTCCCGAGCCGAATTTCGCGACGCAAGTCGTCGCGCCACGCGCGTTCGTAGGCGGCGAGCGTCGACGGCTCCTGCGGGTCGACCGTCTCGGCCGCGTGGTCCGCGGCGGTCATGCCGTAGAGGATGCCGCCGCCGGTGAACGGCTTGGTCTGTGCGGCGGCGTCGCCGACGAGGAAGGCCCGGTGACTCGTCACCGTCTCCGGCGGGCCGACGGGGATGGCGCCCGAACAGCGGTGGGTCGTCTCGGCGCCGTAGGCGTCGGTCAGGCGCTCGAACCGCTCGGTCACGTCGGTGCCCGGCGGCGCCGCGAGGCCGTACTCCACGCCGGCCGGCCCACGGGGGATGCGCCACGCGAAGAAGCGCGGCACCGTCAGGTGGACGTCCACGAAGTCGCCGTCGTCCGGCTGCTCGTCGAACGCGAGGACGCCGTGCAGGGTCTCGGCCGGGTCCGGCAAGTCGACTTCGCGACGCACCTTCGAGACGGGGCCGTCACAGCCGGCGACCAACCGCGTCTCGAACGTCAGTGTCTCGCCGTCGGCGCGGGCGGTCACCGTCACGCCGTCCGCGCGTTCGTCGACGCCGACGACGGCGTGGCCCTCGCGCACGTCGGCGCCCGCGTCCGCCGCCGCGTCGGCGAGCGTCCGGTCGAGTTCCACCCGGTCGACGACGTTCGACACCTCGGTCGACTTGTAGAAGGGGTAGGCGTCCGACCCCGGCCCGCCGAGCCGGAAGTTCGCGCCGTACACCCGGTTCTGGAGGAGGTCGGCTTTCGCGTCCGCGGGCACGTAGTCCCACACGTCCGTGCTGACGTGACCGGAGCAGGCGAGCGGCGTGCCGACCGTCCCCTTCTCCAGAGCGAGCACGTCGTACCCGGCCTCGGCGGCCCGGCGGGCGAGGCGGGCGCCCGCGGGGCCGACGCCGACCACGACGAAGTCGTACATACTCGTCGTTCGGGTGTGGTGAGACAAATAGGCGGTGGTCTCGCGAGCGAACCCCGTGAGCGAACGGGACCCCGAGCGAACCCCGTGGTCTCGCGCCTTTCCACGGGCCAAGAACTTAACCGCTGGACGCCGAGGCGTGTGATATGTCGCGCCGACGGGACCCGGTGGAGGAACGCGCCGACGACTCCTTGGACCTCTACGACGTCGCCACCTGGGAGCGACGCGGCCCGCTCGACGCCATCGCCGCGGGCATCTATCGACTGCTCGTCACCTCGACCCGGCTGTTCGTCGTCGGCGTCGCCCTCCTCATCCTCGTCGGCATCGGCGGCTTGAGCGCCCTGACCGACCCGCAGATCGGTATTTTGACGCTGCTCTCCGCCCTTCCGGCGCTCGCGCTCGCCGTCTACGTCCGGCGGACCGACGTCACCAGCGGCGAACCCCTCTCCGTGCTCGTCGCAACCTTCCTCCTGGGCGTCCTCACTGCCAACTTCGCGGCGGTGCTCAACTCCGTCACCCGCCCCGTCTTCTCCGGCCTCGGCCTCCTCGGCAACGCGCTCTTTTTCTTCCTGATCGTCGGTCCCATCGAGGAGACGGTGAAGCTGCTGGCGGTCCGCCTGTACGCCTACGGCACCGACAACTTCGAGGCCGTCGTCGACGGCGCGGTGTACGGCGCCGTCGCCGGGCTCGGGTTCGCCACCATCGAGAACGCCCTCTACATCACGCAGAACCTCGACGCGCCGATGGCGACCGGCGTCGGCCTCGGCCTCATCGGCGCCGGGGGGAACATCACGGCCATCCGCGCCCTCGCCGGGCCCGGCCACGTCATCTACTCCGCCTTCGCCGGCTACTACCTCGGTCTCGCGAAGTTCAACCGCGAGAACCGCGGCCCGATCGTCGTGAAGGGCCTGCTGGTCGCCGCGCTCATCCACGCCACCTACAACACCACCGTCGGCATCGGCTCCGGGCTCGTCGCCTTCGCCACCGGCCTCCCGCAGCTCCCCTCCTTCCTCGTCTACGTCCTGCTCTACGACGGGGTGTTCGGCCTCATCCTGTTCCGGAAGATCCGCCGTTACAGCCACACGTACAGCGAGGTCCACGAAGAGG from Haloplanus salinus encodes:
- a CDS encoding geranylgeranyl reductase family protein, translated to MYDFVVVGVGPAGARLARRAAEAGYDVLALEKGTVGTPLACSGHVSTDVWDYVPADAKADLLQNRVYGANFRLGGPGSDAYPFYKSTEVSNVVDRVELDRTLADAAADAGADVREGHAVVGVDERADGVTVTARADGETLTFETRLVAGCDGPVSKVRREVDLPDPAETLHGVLAFDEQPDDGDFVDVHLTVPRFFAWRIPRGPAGVEYGLAAPPGTDVTERFERLTDAYGAETTHRCSGAIPVGPPETVTSHRAFLVGDAAAQTKPFTGGGILYGMTAADHAAETVDPQEPSTLAAYERAWRDDLRREIRLGSLIRRAYSLPTPIQRLGLWALDGRIGVHMDRPTSFFSTEHLRALVSGGGTETAGENERSQS
- a CDS encoding PrsW family intramembrane metalloprotease, which encodes MSRRRDPVEERADDSLDLYDVATWERRGPLDAIAAGIYRLLVTSTRLFVVGVALLILVGIGGLSALTDPQIGILTLLSALPALALAVYVRRTDVTSGEPLSVLVATFLLGVLTANFAAVLNSVTRPVFSGLGLLGNALFFFLIVGPIEETVKLLAVRLYAYGTDNFEAVVDGAVYGAVAGLGFATIENALYITQNLDAPMATGVGLGLIGAGGNITAIRALAGPGHVIYSAFAGYYLGLAKFNRENRGPIVVKGLLVAALIHATYNTTVGIGSGLVAFATGLPQLPSFLVYVLLYDGVFGLILFRKIRRYSHTYSEVHEEEEIEESALEPEITEFES